Part of the Nostoc sp. ATCC 53789 genome, TTATTAAAGCATATAAGCAAGAATTAGCAGCAGTTTTGGTAGTTCCTGTGCAAACTTCTAGACCGGCTTTACAACCAAAAGAATTTCTCCAGAAATTAAGGAAATTAACACAAGAATCTGGAATTGCCTTAATTTTTGATGAAATGGTAACAGGGTTTCGGATTCATCCTGGTGGCGCACAAGCTTATTTTGATGTACAAGCAGACATAGCCACTTATGGAAAAATTGTTGGTGGTGGGATACCAATTGGGGTAATTGCCGGTAAAAATATTTATATGGATGCAATTGATGGGGGAATGTGGAGTTACGGCGATGCTTCTTACCCTCTGGTGAAAAAGACGTTTTTTGCAGGTACTTTTTGTAAGCATCCGTTAGCATTAGCTGCTGCAAAAGCTGTATTAAAGTATATGCAGAATTCGGGGCCTTCTCTACAACAAAATCTGAATGAACGAACAACACAATTTGTTAAGGCTTTGAATAATTATTTTGCAGCCGATGGAATACCGCTACAGATGGCAAATTTTGGCTCACTATTTGGTTCTGCATCTTTAGAGATTTCTGGAGGAAATTCTACTGCTTCAGTAGCAATGAGCTTATTGAAATATCATCTTCTCGACAGAGGAGTTCACTTATTAGGTGTAAGTGGTTATTTATCAACAGCCCATACAGATGAAGATATTAACTACATTATTCAAGTTGTTAAGGATAGCATCAGTAATTTGAGAGAAGGAGGCTTTATCTAATATTACGCTGTAAC contains:
- a CDS encoding aminotransferase class III-fold pyridoxal phosphate-dependent enzyme; the encoded protein is MISTTHYDDYDVLALHQKSDILTELLAKAGLTNQQQKYLQHFINSYSDRTKTSKHLSQSYRPVLSDDKNLGEFNLLFKEMYYPIVANRSMGSKIWDVDGNEYVDVMMGLGINLFGHNPSFIKEALIAQLDQGIQIGPQSEIVGEVAELISQLTGMERVCFSNTGTEAVMTAIRIARAVTERKKIVIFSGSYHGHFDGTLVNTNKAEDNQYAIPLAPGVLQNFVSDVLILDYGNPQSLEVIKAYKQELAAVLVVPVQTSRPALQPKEFLQKLRKLTQESGIALIFDEMVTGFRIHPGGAQAYFDVQADIATYGKIVGGGIPIGVIAGKNIYMDAIDGGMWSYGDASYPLVKKTFFAGTFCKHPLALAAAKAVLKYMQNSGPSLQQNLNERTTQFVKALNNYFAADGIPLQMANFGSLFGSASLEISGGNSTASVAMSLLKYHLLDRGVHLLGVSGYLSTAHTDEDINYIIQVVKDSISNLREGGFI